The DNA region ATTGCAGATCCTTGTTGAAGGGCTGTATGGGAGAAAAACCGTTCAATACCCAATTATTTGGAGAATCTGTGCTTCTTATCAACATTGAACTGAACAGATGGAAAGAAAGATTTGTGTATTTTGCTCTTTAGTGGAGTCTGCCTAGATAGTAACAATTACACTGAGAGTGGtataaaaagcaaagaaaatcaagaaagtACATGTTTAAAGCCACATGTTGTGCTTCAATTATCACCACAAACACCCTCTCTCAGGGAAATTTTATTAATATACTGCTTGTTTTGTCAAGTATGTGTTTTGGAGAAACTGCTGCTTggtggcaacatttttttcaagttaaataAATGCTTTGGTTTTGGCAAGGCGTAAGGAGGCAGTCAGGGTGGATGGAGGGCATTCAAAGCACTTTGGCACCAGAGTCCAGcatatggttaggtttaaataataataatcttaaataCTCTTGTATTTGCTTTTGCAAATGAGAAGTATGTAATTCTAAGGAAAGAGGATTGTTCATCAGGATCTTGGGAGTTATCatgacagcagcagcaccacaaTGTTCTGCACATTGTAATACATTGAACTCTCCCTCGGTTCTGAAAGTGGCTGGCCCTTGGTTAATCTTCAGGGAGGCTTCTCTGCTGTTGTGGATAAAGCAATCAGGATAATTGATAAGTGGACGCTAGGAAGGAAACCTCTATAATTAAACTGAAACTTGTCAGCTGTTTCACCGGAGCATTCTGTGGCCATGGTGCTACCAGTCTCCATGGCGACTGCAAGATGCCTTTCTATATTTTGCAGAGAAGATGCAGAGttggatttttaattttctgatagCGCTGGATAGCACACTCTGGGACTCTAAGCAGCCTTGGGCCATCTCTTGTGTGCTTATCGTAGCACCCATAAAATTGCACTTTGCAGTCCAATGTCATGAAGGACTATTTTAAGCACCCAGTGCTATTCATATTGAATCTTGGTAATGGAAGATGGATTGTTCCATTATGAGcccaatattttttaaacaaacattatgCTATTGAATTTCcttgaacacaaaaacatacgctttttaagaaaaagagcTAATGCAATTTTCTGTcagcttcattttgttttctttatttttgccaaCAATTTTAGCTTGGCTTGAAACACAGCTGCTGCATTAGAAAGATTATATACAACAGATTCACcagaagataaaaaatatatgtttacacTGCAAAGGAACCCTTTTGAGTGAAGAATGATTGGCACAATTGTCTTTCACACTGTAGTGCTGTGACAGGTTACACAACAAAGTGGCATCTTACATAAATGCAGTTATTTATATTCACACAGGCTTTTTAGTATTTGATTTACAGTGTTACAGTGTTTTATATCAAGTAGAAAAATGGTGAAGTAGTTAACAATTATGGTCAAGGCAAATTACAGGTACAAAAATAAGAGATGAACAATGGAAGAAATTAAGGGAGCAATCAATGATTTGAACTCATTAGCAACATTGATTAACAATCGATTGGAACTCGGTTCTGTATACATGACGGCAGCCTCTCTGCTGCCTCACCTCACTTATCAGGCTCCCCCACACTTCACAACCATCTCTTTATATCGCAGATACCATAGAAACTATTTCATATAGTGTTATTTCACCAAACAAGCTCCAGTTAAtgaacacaacatgacaaaTCTGCTAGACAGTAAAATACTGCTACTGCCAGAAATCACATcagaaaataactgacaaaaatgtaattttcatgaTCTGAACCTGTGAAAATCTTTGACATCTTGAAACACAACTTGTAAATAACTAAAATGTCCAGACCTAAAAGATACATTGCggtatttattctttttagaGCCCCAAATAAGCCACCAGAAAGTTGCGCATTGGAATTTATCGATGCATAAAATATCTGGTTCTAGACTCTTGGTGACACTGTGACCACAGGGTTCTTACAGGAATATTGGGTGAACTGCTTTAGCAGGTGAGCAAACCACTATGCTAGCGCATTCAATCACATTAGCCCTGTAGCATCTCTACTTTCTCTCTACTGCTCTCTTTGCTTGTTCCATTGTTCACCATTTTGCATTTGATTCactattattaaagaaaaataaagttctcTGGCCTAGCAAGCTTACTATAGTGGTCTGGTAGCAAACTCTTTAGCTTGTTAGCTTAGCTTGGTGGCTAAAGGGAACATAATTTCACAGTTTATTTGAAAACGGTATGTGTACAGTTGACTCCAGTCTCATAACTGCCAGCAAAACCATTAATTTTGTGGAACAGTTTTTAATCAGACAaaggattaaataaatcaaagtgaatGGCACAACACAGCTAATAACCTATGATAGCTtcctccatttttggattcaaTACTATTCAgtgggcaacaaaagcacttcaGTCAAGGTTAGAGAAAGATTGTGGTCTCTCTTGAACCTAAACCAAGTAGTCAAGGCTACTGCAAACAGTACAACatacaacacattctcataccAATTCATTAAATATTGTTACAGTGGGTctacatcaaaatatgacaagccAGGTACCCTCGTGTGTCACTTTTGGACGGCATGTCAATACACGCTTTttacattgtgtcttttcaaaatacactccTATTTTGACAGGAAATGTTCAGTTTCTGACAATTACAAACACTTCATTTTACTAACTTTCTTCAAGGCAACAAATCATTGTGGTATAGCTTAAAATTAGTAAGGTCGTTACGGACATAATACCACATCTTGTGGCATGTATCATGAGATGTATGTCATGAGCGTAGTATGTAGTATGCATACTAGTACACTACACTGTTATTGAATTAACCCCAcagacttttggtttcacataggAAACAGACAGTGTGCTCCCGGATGAAAGCCTtaagtttgtttgacccatatACCTCTACTCCCACCCAACCCATATGGACTTTTGAGCACTATGGTagtcatcagcagcagcattatAAACAGCTCAGTTCTTATTGTACTGCTATGAAGGGGGCCTCTGTGAGTCCCTGTCTGACGTTAACATCCACTAACAGAACAGCGGTATTTCACAAGTTTGAAGTGAGAACATTTGAAACataatcagttttgtttttcttttttaaaccacGCCTTGGTTGTTGTAGGATGTATTATAATGCAGGAGTGGTTGTGGGAAAATAAATTAACCATGCTGTCAGTTTTGCAGATATGTTCAGCAAGAACTTTGTTGCTTGGCACATTTGTTACAAACTTTTTCTCATTATGGCTAACAAATAGGAATATAATTGGGATGGCACCATGTTTCTCTCACAATGTATTTGCTTTtgtaaataattacattttatttacacacagGGTTGACTGCTAAAAAGGGGTGCTGCTTCTGACTGTCTTTCTCACTGGGGGttacttttcagtttttcatcccttatgaaatgtttttttaaatgttgcattcCGGTTAAAGGACCAATAATAACCTGCAAACACTTGATGTGTTGAGGACTCGGTCTCATACtgcattcacatggaatcagAGAAATGGTAGACAGCaaacccaaatcaccaaaatatcattttatagAACCAGATCAAGTTGGTAAAATTAGCTGAGGCTGGCAGGGAATACTGGGAAAGGTAACAGGAGATGATATtgccatttaaagttaaaatattctAGCCTTTTGCCCTTTTCCGTGACAGAATTTCCAATCTGATATTACGTAGTTATCTCTCACAAAGTGAAAATGGGCGATCTAGACAATATCTAGAAGAATTACATGAAATAATGAACACAAAATCTACTAAtcttatttaatatattttattccattcttAATAAACATACAGCATCACCATAACAACATATTaagatgcatgttttttttgtttttctcgtaCAGTCCAGAAGCTGTGTTGCATCTGCGGTCTGCCTGAATCCATGTGAACGAAGCACTAATAGTATGCACTCTACCACTCTACCAGATGAGCTACCAGGTTGACCCCAAATGTACTTATTTAACCGAAAacatcttttttctaaacctaagtaaattgtttttgttaggTTGCCTTAACCTAACTGTGACCGTTTCAAAACATTAACCCCATGTTACAATGCGTCGCGCTGCTGAGGGGCGTGACAATTCATCGGAAATTGATGAGTACAGGTTGGAGGGGCTGCTGGGAAAAACATGTTATAGGGGGTTATTTTGGAAATATTACAGCTTGTTACCGTTTGTTCTTCCATGTATATGATATGGAAGGTCAGAGGACAATGCTTCTTTGTAAAGCTTGTAGGCTTCATTACTCTCAGGGCCATATTGATTGACCAACATTGATCGCAAATGCTTGTATACCTCCACTACTTATTTATTGTCACTTTGTGAAGTGAGGTGTTAAAATATTACTGATAATTTCCTCTAGATTTAACCACACAGAGAAAATTACAGCATAGCAACATACTAAATGTCATTTACTGTATCCAACAAATGAAATCATTTGAATCTTAAAGGATGACAAACTATCATTAATGAGACCATCTTTGCTTATACaatgagatgaaaaatgacacaagGAATTATTTCTTAATTAACCATCCCCATGTGATAATCAGGTGGaaatcatgcacacacaccccaTCACTTTGATCACAGTCAGTTAATCTTTCAATTTGATAgaagcaatttcttttttaatgtgtcaaaaTATAATGACTTGTACacccatttcattttttttggaaaactaatTCTATACATTTCTGACATTGTGCTTTTAACTTGAATTAACAAAAGTAATGGTGGATGAGAGACATCCTGCACACCCAACAGATATAGCACTTGGTCAAAGCAAAGCAGGTATATACCGTATAGTTGAAATCACAACTGTTGTTGTAAGAGAATATGTAGGAATGCATGACACCGCACAAATGTCAATCTTCTTCTTTACCAAATAGTCAATATTTATTGTCTTTCTCCCAGGCTCTGTGGGTACCTTAACAGTCAACCCACAGTCAAATTGCTGAATCCGTAAACAGAGCAGAAAACCATTTCCGATATAATTTCCTCCCTTTTCATTTGAGCCCCATGAGTCGAGAGCATCGTGGTGAAATATTAAGATTCAAAAGTTGTAAAGAAAGCATACAGAATTACAGGCACACCTCGAAGTCAATTTAACTGtggctttaaaatgcaaaagctgTATATTATCtacaaattcacatttattgacttttttcttttaatcttttcaCTCAAGTTGTATTTCTTTTGCCCAATATCACATATGCCTCAAGGGGACTCTACCCTCATCTTCTTTGATATAAATATTCAGTTCGGATGTGTTTTATATGATCCATGTTTACCATATTAACATCAGAATTTCAACATTAATGAAAAACTATGGTATATTTGGACATGGTTGCATGTCAGCATGTATTtagccttcaaaataaatccACATGGGAGCAAATTCTGATAAACTCTGCATTATTTCCTTTGGCATACCTTATTTGGTATACAAAGTTGAAATGATCATTAACCTCTAGGTATCCAATGACTGACGTCTCCAATTTGATCAGTGTAAAGATCTCTTGGGAGTAAATGAATTACACAGAATACATTGCCactcaatacattttaaatgtgcaacatATATTCCATGTGGCGGATGACAGGCttaatgttcatttaaaatgcaGATCAATAATCTCCTTGAAGCAGcttgtttgttgacatcagggTGGGCGTCTTTATCTACACTGTGATGAAGTGGCTGTCAGTCCCAGTTTCGGGGTGTTCATTgactttacatttgttttaaacattgaaCCAGAGGAGGGTCGCGGCTGTCAACATTGTTCTTCGATGGCAGGTTTGCCTTTCTTTCGTTATTCTGCTTAGAGGCTGTCTGCAGGGTTGACGCCACTCATGAAAGTCAAGTAGGTCAGCAGAAGACATCAATAGAATCCAAGCTTCAGTGGTCAGTGAGTGATGCCATTctggatttttccatttgagCACAAAACCCTGCAAACTACTGCAGGCTTGATTATGATTTCATGTCTTTTATGATGTTTGTAAATGCATAGGACATTAAGatcccaattttttttcttccaacacACTTGATGGTGGCAGAGCcgaaagagaaaaaacaaagaacacaaaTCTActtttctgtatatatatatatatatatatatatatatataaaaaaccaCAATACCAAACAAAATTCCCCTACTCCTCCATGTAGAGAGCGATCGACCTTGTtgtgcaacaaactatgctataaTTCATCATTTAGCTGTCAGTGGGTATCAGTTGTGTAGTTCTGCTCTGTAAGGCTCATTTGTTTTGTGATGATGTTAAAGATACAAATGAAAAGCTTTTCTCCCTCAATATAGTCCTTTGTCGCCATActctcttttgtttctttgaatgTATAGACAAGTGTTCCTTGGAGAAATTCAGTTTTAATCAAAAATCCCATTGTTTAAAACTCctgtcttttgttgctcattattCACCCAGTCAGTCCTTCAATTTTGTTACAATGCATTCTTTTGGGTGGTGTCTGAATGTTGCGTTCTTTGCTTGAAGGATATAAACTTGAAGGtgtttctttgtcctttttgcGTCATCAAAAAGTCCTGTACTCCTAGCACTGTGATCCCTTTGGGGCAAACACATCATGAGCTAGGGATAATGATCTGTTTCATAATCTTGCTTAAACTTTTGGATATATTCTTTGGGCTATCATGCCATCCTCTGTCACTGCCTTTGTAGGTGTCAAAtttgagagaagaaaaaaaaatccactttgttATTAGAACTTTAATAGAAAAGTAAGATCAGagtgaaactttatttttcatcatctttAGATATTCCTTTCAATGTCCAgtcaatcaaattttaaaagaataagTGGCAAGACACAGATTGTTGAGACTTTTCTAATTAAGATCTCTCAAAACTCTGTTGTGGAGATCTGGGTGACCTCAGACTGCAGATCTTGTTGGATCCTCCTGGAGCGAGAGCTGTGGGGGACCCAGTCCATGCCTAGTCATGCCGGCTTCTTCCCCGCTTCTGTTGgagcacagacagacactggCTCCCTGGTGGTGTTGCGGCCTCTGGTCAGACTGTGCTGCTCCACACGGGTCCGACAGGGAAGGCAGAAATCCCTAAAGCACCTCTTGaaattttcatctaaaaatgcGTAGAGGACAGGGTTGAGGCTGCTGTTGGTGTAGCCCAAGGCTATGCAAAGGTGCCAGCTGGCTATCACGAAGGGGTTCCTGGTGTCAATCTCCACCATGGTCTTCACAATGATGAAGATGTGGATAGGGGTCCAACAGATGATGAAGGCCGCAACAACCACCAGGACCATGCGGGTGATGCGGCGCATGTTGCGGTCTTTCTCCTTGGAGCCTGAGAGCAGACGAACGCTCCTCAAACGCAGGATCATCAGGCCGTAACATATAGTGATGACCATCACAGGAACCACGAAAGCAAAGATGAAGACACAGATCTTTGTCACAGTGTCCCAATACCAGTCAGGGTCAGGGAACTTCAGTGTGCACATGGTTTTACCTGGAGAAAATCAGAAAGGATTTATTaataggcttgggcagtatctattttttcagaatttcatGCTTTCCAGACATTTCAGTCTGGTATAAGGTATATGATGGTAATTTGTATAAAGtacctatgtgtgtgtgcatgtttgacatgttttagcctacaatgctgtttttttctaatatgtaATTAGCCTAATTAGAAAAGTCTTGCCGAGTTTAAATGGCCCATTGAATAAtgaatagaaagaaaatatgtgCCCTTCTTTTATTGATTCTTGCTGAAAGAATGTAGCCTACACATACTGGTAGAGGTATAAGAAATCAGTGGGCTGAATGGAAATGATGTGCAACTGAGCACACTTAGCTGGGTAATCTTTGTCATCAGGAGTAAACCCAAAATACTCCATgtattgcatttttcttttcactagTCCTGTAACGTTATCCCCACCACTCACGGTCGTCATCTttctcagctgcctgttctaCCGGTAGAGACCAGAGGTGGGAAAAATGTCATTGCTTGGTAAGTCACATGTCTCATGTCTTTGCACTTAACTCCCAAGTCAAGTTCCAAGCAAGGATAGGCCAGTCCCATGTCAAGTTCCAAATCAAGACTGACATGAGCTTCAAGTCCCAGTTGGAAATTAATCCGTGTGCAATTTTAGACCCAAAcgttttggaaacatttttttctgttttttcttgacCACCATATAAATTTTTTGCAAAGGTTTCTTTGGTACCTTATTTTCACAAATGTTGCTCAGTAACATGACGTTAGGTCTTGATGGTTCTTTCCTATAAATTGATTGGATGCAGTCAGATTGGTCCAAAAAAATTTATTCAGTGTCAACTTGCTATGAATTAATAGTCTTAATGTTAGCTGATTCAGGAATTGAACTGATCCAGTGGACATTGGCACTAAATGTTGGAATTGAACGTAAATCACATGTTGTAGATTTGCATAATATGAAATTTTATTCACGCCATTGATTCTTCTTCAAAGACTGTTTGCTTCTTCAAAGTCTATTTTGAGATGAGCTGAGAGTTGATCCAAAGGACATTGATAAATTTAACATATCTAGGTTCATCAAACTTCATGTAGATACACAAAAGGGATTTGGGGACTGGGCAAGTAGGAAAGACAGTAGATTTCTGCCAAAAAGAAACCATCattgaaaattaatgaaaatcaaatataatcCTTGGTTGTGAGGGTAAAAGTTTCAAAGGCTTTTCTACTCACTGTTGGAATCCACAGTGGATCATAGGAGGGACAGAATTTATAATCACTATTATCTGTGCTTTTCCTTCATGTGTCATGAAAGCGCTGATGAGGGTCTAAAGGACCAGAGTCTTGGCCTAATAAATGCTAATTATGCTGATCAAAGCTTGTTGAAGGTCTTTTCTACTGTGAATTGGGTCTGTCTTCCAGCATTTTGGCAAAGATTCTGTTGGGTAAGCTGTACATCAAACTTTTTATGGCTAGCCTAATTCTGAAAAACCAGTTAACTCTGATGACTTAAAACAGAGATAAAACTCTATCTCACCATTATCTGTAACTTTGGTCACAGCCATGATCATAATGGGCACCCCAATCGCAGACGACAGGACCCAGATGAGCACGTTGATCATCTTAGCCTTGACTGGCGTCCGAAACCCCAGGGCCCTGACTGGGTGGCACACGGCGATGTAACGGTCCACGCTCATCATGGTAAGGGTGAAGATGCTTGTGAACATGTTGTAGTAGTCGATGGCAATAATGAGCTTGCACAGGACTTCCCCAAACGGCCAGGTGTTCATGAGGTACTTGGCGCTCTGAAAGGGCAGCGTGCTGGTAGCCAAGGCGTCGGCAAGAGCCAAGTTGAAGATGTAGATGTTTGTGGCCGTCTTCATCTTGGTATATCTGGTTGTGatcacagaacagaaaaaaagtgttttcaatgAGCAGCAGCTGTAATAAAGCAAGTCGGGAGTGGAAGGCTCTGTTGTGGGATCTGGGGATTTGAGAGTGATATTCACTGTGTAGCGTGTTTTTATGGCTTACATGAGCTAAGTCCCTCATGCTATAGAAGTGCTGTGTAGAGCTGTGAACATCTAATGCTAATTCTCTACAGTTTAGATTTTCTTTCTAAATGAGTGATTTGAGATAATGGCTCCAATTGGCTTATTGGCCTCTGATAAAGTAGTGTGGAAAGCACCAGAGGGTTGTGCAGAGAAGTTGCTACTGTAATTGCATTGAGGTTCATATATATTGTATGTGCTGTATCATTGCTTTTAACATGGGACTGTGGATATCTTCTTTGAGGGTATGAGATGAGGATATGTTTTCTCATGtactagaagaaaaaaaataatattcatcaGCACTGGACTCATTTTACTTGGTGCAGTTTTGGCTTATTAAGGTCAGAAGACCTCCTGTGGGACATAAGGCTTATTTTAACAAAGCCTTCCCTCATCAGAAACCCTGCAACATGTATTCACACTGTATACAAAGCTCAGCGGATTTAGTCTCCTACAAgattgcagtatttttttaaatcattgcaTCCAAATACAATCAACCTCATATGCATAGCGAGCCAGCCCAAAGCACAGAGGGCAAGCATTAGGGACTAGAAAAGATTTACTGTCTACTGCACACTATACAGTAATGCTGCATACATACATTATGATGATACTAACTGAACattctattttgtatttttgaatgaTTAAGAGTTGGCCAAATGATAAGAATGGTAGATTTCATAATTCTTTATGTATTTGACATTTAatggataaaaagaaaattagaaatattattCATGTAAGTGGCGtgcttatttttgttgtgtccCATTGGATGACAGCTAGGCCTAATGTCTAATAGGGTatgtgtattgatttttttattttttatttttttgtcttttgtggcTATTCTTCATGCAGCCTGCACAGACAGTGACCTCGGGGTCTTTGTGGTGGTAGCGATTGGAAAGGGCTGATTATTTGCAGCAAGGTGCTCCATTTACTGAATGCACAAGATCGATTATTGAATCCTTAGAAGCACTTGTATTCATTTGTGATTATATTTGTAAAGTGTATGATCCCTTTTCAGCATTAGCACTCAATTACATGTCATGCTTTTATGACGATACATTTGTTACCCATAATTGCTATTTTCCAAGCTACTGAAGCTTTCATACTTAACAGAGACGGGCCTTTGTAGTCTCCGAGTGGCAGGGCATGAGGGTTTCGAGCAGCAGTGTCTTTTAATGGTGCTGGTTAGCTGCAGGCTAATAGCCAATCATCAAGCTTTGACGTCTTGCAGCCTGCTTTTGTCATGCGGAAGTGGGCGTAGTCTGATCTAAAGTGGGTTGGGAAAAGATAGATGTATAGAAGTTAATTGGCCAACAAGGGACTGCATTGTGGAGGGATCTGGAGAAATAGGCTGGAGTTTGCCTCTTATACCAAGTTATTCTCAAGAACAGCCGATAAATGTTGCAATGAGCTCTTTCTGCCACTTCCCTCTGTGACCCTTTAACGCTCTGccgtgtttttgtctttctgtattCTTGTGCTAGCTCTGTCTGCCGAGTTCATAGATGAAGTTAAGCTGGAAATCAGGTCATCAAGAGTTAAATTGCTGACACTTTTGGAAGTTGGTCCTCTGACGACATAATAGTGACTGAGCTCTGCGGGCGGAAATTGTATTTGATATAGTAAATCAGTTTGATGTGAAGGCTGGCAGAAAACACAATTACAATGACTGCCGTTGAAGAGTCCCATCGGCTCTTCATTATTTACAGTTCTGTCAGCTCCAACATCAGTCTCTGCAGATGTCATCactgctgtctgtgtctcttCTGCTCTGCTGAGGGAGTATCTGCTTGGTAATAATTTATCTAATGAGCTGTACATTAtagaaataacatttacaaTTTTCATTTAAGTGTGGAGAACAGGCCCTTTGATGACAGCAGGAGGAGCACAGGTGTGATTGATTACCTGAATAATGACTACATTCAATTCAAGTGCTTCACTTTCAGGGAGTTTCTTTTGAGCACAATGGATCAAAGACATGGCTTACTTGAATGAAACTAAAGCCCCATTTGAAATGGATTTCTTTCTCCTGGGGACCTTTTTTTCTACAAGAAGAGCCCTTTTAATTCTTCCAAAAAGCACTCTGTGAAATTTAACTGTAGTGTGGAAATGGAATATgctatgtcaaaaatgtttttgctaatctgacaataaaacaaaaggtcTATTTAGAAGAGGATATGGCAAGACC from Plectropomus leopardus isolate mb chromosome 18, YSFRI_Pleo_2.0, whole genome shotgun sequence includes:
- the oprd1a gene encoding opioid receptor, delta 1a, producing the protein MEPYTVPGAQLSLSDLYSVIPFNVTFPDEESGLMGDRLQNYTEQQGPVRSAAGIIIAISITALYSVICVVGLLGNILVMYGVVRYTKMKTATNIYIFNLALADALATSTLPFQSAKYLMNTWPFGEVLCKLIIAIDYYNMFTSIFTLTMMSVDRYIAVCHPVRALGFRTPVKAKMINVLIWVLSSAIGVPIMIMAVTKVTDNGKTMCTLKFPDPDWYWDTVTKICVFIFAFVVPVMVITICYGLMILRLRSVRLLSGSKEKDRNMRRITRMVLVVVAAFIICWTPIHIFIIVKTMVEIDTRNPFVIASWHLCIALGYTNSSLNPVLYAFLDENFKRCFRDFCLPCRTRVEQHSLTRGRNTTREPVSVCAPTEAGKKPA